The region tacacttgactcagactctcaccttagagactctAGACTCGATTCAGACTCTCACCTTGACTCTAGACTTGATTCcaactcagactctcacccTAGAGTAGCACTTTGCCCATACTTCTGTTCATTTATGTAACTGTGTCATGGCCTAAATATACTTTTTGCATGTTGCTCCTGGTTGTACACTTAGTTGTGTTAGTTACGAGTCACTTACCCTCGTATCTCCAGCACTAAAACtcaagaagcaaacttcagatgctaCAGATTTCTCAGCAGATCGATGACATTTGAGTCGGAACAACTATGCAAATTGTACGTTTTTGCCTGAATCTTTCCACATATTTGAACTACATTAGAACCAAATCATATCCAACGCTTGATGGTGAGCAAAGCAGCTTAGATTATGAAGCAGCTTGAGCTACGCGTAGCATTTAGTGCATGTAGCTTTAATGGAGAACTAAATGGAGCAGCCACTAGAATGGCTGATAAGGCATGATGGGATACCGGAGGACTGACCCCTCGCTTAGCTGAATAAAGCTACTGGTGGTCTCCTCCTGGGGGTCTTCATCAGGGGCAACTTGAGCCCAACTGCCTGAGCCACTCTCCTCACTGCTAGTGCTGGGAGAGCGGCACTGTCCCTCCACACCTGTAGAGGGCACTGTTGGGGTCCTGTCCCTGCTGTCAGTGCTGAGGGGAGAGAGTACACGGCATAACTGCACCAGCCATTGTGTTCGTTTCTGTTATCTACACTGATCAAACACCAGCATCtgtcaaatacacacaaactgaACACAACAAGGAACCAATTACCGCAGCCCTAAAGGTCATGGATTTACTGTTTACACAAGATAATGAGCTTTCTTGAGGTCTCgagttatttatgtttttatcacAACATGAGAAACAGTGTTTTCCCAAGATAATGGAATCATCTCAGTAGCATCTCAGGAAAAAACTAGATTTGCCTAAGATGACatggtgattatttttttaataaggtgttgccacaaatgaatatatttaaatatgaatatgaaaatgaattgtTAGGTTGTCTAATCTTTTCTATAAATCTAAAACCTGCCATTTTCTCAAGATAACAGCAAAATGGCCTGTGAGTCATAAACAGCTCCctactgcatcatcagcactaCTGACAATACAGCCCGTCAGATTACAAACAGTTATTTTGCGGATTACCAGCACTACTGACAATACAGCTCCTCAGATTACAAACAGTTCTTTAGACGATTACCAGCACTACTGACAATACAGCCCCTCAGATTACAAACAGTTATTTAGCGGATTACCAGCACTACTGACAATACAGCTCCTCAGATTACAAACAGTTCTTTAGACGATTACCAGCACTATTGACCAATACAGCTCCTCAGATTACAAACAGTTCTTTAGACGATTACCAGCACTACTGACAATACAGCCCCTCAGATTACAAACAGTTATTTAGTGGATTACCAGCACTACTGACAGTATAGCTCCTCAGATTACAAACAGTTCTTTAGAGGATTACCAGCACTACTGACAATACAGCCCCTCAGATTATAAACAGTTCTTTAGCAGATTACTAGCACCACTAACAATACAGCCCCTCAGATGATAAACAGTTCTTTAGCGGATTACCGGCACCACTGACAAATATATCCCCTCAGATTATAACCTGGTCTTTAGAGGATTACCAGCACTACTGACAATATAGCTCCTCAGATTACAAACAGTTCTTTAGAGGATTACCAGCAAAACTGACAAATACAGCCCCTCAGATTATAAAACGTTCTTTAGTGGATTACCAGTACCAATGACAATATTACAAtctaaaacaaaacagcaaactgACAAATAAACAGTTTAACAATAGTTTAACAGCACCACTGACCTGTACAGGCCCTCAGATTAAAGACTGCTAACATATAAACAGATTCTTAATGTATACAGACCATCAGTTATcatgagaaaaggaaattttGTATTTCTGGAAAATGATACTATTAAGTTGGGAAAAAAATTGTTTCGTCACCATAATGACAGGAATAATTTATAATCTTgagaaaacaaaactaaacactATATCATGTGTTGTATCAGTATATATTGTCCAATACAGCATATACATGAATCTATGGCTTTTTAGTGCTTTTCTAAGTGACAGCATTCGACAGCATGTTTGAAGTGTGTAGTAGGGTCTTATTCAGTTTATATTTTTTGCTGTGCCTATTTTTGGTACAAACCCACTGGCAAAATGGAACAAACATTTTGTATTAAACAAAATAGTTGACAAtttaattttgcaaaatctctccctctcaggcAGATCAAAGCCACTCTGCTGAGCTGAGATGCTACAGTTGCGTTCAGGGCTTGTGCTTTTTCAAAGCTCCACTAcgagctcatctgctgcacttCAAATAACTTGAGTGTAATATTGACCCTCAAGCGGTGTTTGTGAATTTTCTTTGACCATACCTGTTCCAGCTCGCCGGCACTCTATCCCTGCTGCTTTGAGGTTGGACCTGAGCATTTGATTCCCTGCTGTGGCCACGTTCCCTCTCCGTGTCTTCAGACACTTCATCCCTTTGATCTGGCTCAATGTGAATTAGAGGAACCTCCCTCTGTCCTAGCCGTGCATACCTTCCACATGTGGACCCTTGGGAACCTTCACCAACGTCCTGCTGTTGTGTGCTCGCCCGATTATGACCACTTCCTGGGCGAGATTGCTTAAAGCCCCGCCTCTTCTCTCCAACTGTAGCATGCTTCTGATGGCTAGCTGTTCCTCCTTCCTGCTGACTTCCCATTAGCGACTTGCCACTTTCCACGATGTTGGCAGCTAGTCGATTAGCAAAGAGCTGGACGTGGGGCTGGGAGTCGGTAGCATCCAGTTCCATACTGTCCTCCGAAGGTTCTGCGATGATCTTGTTTTTACGCATCAGAGACTCAATAGAGCTTGCCCACGTCTCGTGGATTAGCATGTCTGTGACGTGGTCTGTTTGGCCACGTTGATACAAGCAAGAGTCAGACTTGCACAGACTCGTGGACGACACTGAGTTGGATGGGTAGATGTTAAGTGAGTCGCCGCGAACATTTCGGGCAAATCCATCAAACGAGTTTGCCTTGATGGGCGAGTTTACGGTCAGCCTTGAGTCGGATGATCGCCTGTCCGGAACAGAGGACTGGCGGATGCAGAAAGGAGTTCTAGGGGTTGGAGGCAGAAGGCTGTTGCTCCACTCTTTGGTCTTGGTGATGCCGTAGTCTTTGTTCTCCTTGTCCATATCTTTGAGCATAAAGCGGTAAAACTCCTCAGTAATGCTCTCTGTGCTGGACTGCTTGGAGAGGCAAGATGATGTCCGGACATTGAGGTGTCCGTTCTTCCTGCTTGCTGCCTGTTGAACAGCTGCCGCCAGGATGCTGCTGGCATTCTTCCCAGCATAGTAGTCCAGCAGGAGGTCAAACTCTCGGCCCTCCGTCTCCATTTGGTTCACCATGAACCGAGAGAACTCATCAGTTATGCTCTCGCAGCTGGACTGCTTGGAGATCGAGCTTCCTCGGCTCAGGTTGTGACCCAGCCTGTTGCCTGGCCCAAGGGTGTTTAGTGGTCCAGAAGGATCTGCGTCCTCCTCTGGGATGCTTTCATAGCTTGAAGCTTTGCCTCGACTGCTCCACCTCTCGCACTGCAGCCGGCTACGGCAGGGCTGGCCCTGTTTAGACGTGTCCACTACGTTAAGCTCAGGACAGTTCATGATCCGTGCTGTGACCTCTGAGGCAAAGAGGGCAAAGGGGTCAGAAGTTGCTGGATCATCCAGGTTGACGGTCTCATCAACCACACGGTTGACCAAACGTTCCATGAGCTCAGGCTGCTCCTCTGTTTTACGCTTGATCTCGCTGAGTCGAGGAGGCCGGTGCTTCTTGGCAACTACTGTGCCGTTTTGAGTTTCTTTTCTGCGGAGAGCTGCAGCTGTTCGGCCGGGCAGAAGAAGCCCTTCTGGGCCCTCAGGTCCACCCTTCAGGGCACAAAACCAGGGCTGCTTACCAGTCGAATTCTCAAGGCATATCGCCGCCAGCTCTGTGGCCATGGACACCACTGTTGTCGCCAAGTCCTCAGCAAAGCACATGACTGGAGTCTTGCACTCACCCTCCATTTTAGGTACTGCAAGTGCTCCTGTGGAGGAAGAGGATTGCTGCCtgatttctccctctctcccagttTTCCCTCGAGTGCTGTGCAAGGGAGAGCTCTCGTCCGAGGGAAGCCTAGAGTCATAGCTCCAATCACACTTAGCCAGCTGCCCCTGCAGGTCAACCAGTTCCCTCACCGTGGCTCTGTTTATTCTGCTCTGAGCAAGCCTGAAGGACTCCTTCCCATTTGAGTTTAAttcactctctttttcctcctgattgctcttctgctctctctctctctttcccaaaAGAGAGCTGCTCTGCCTCTCATTGGGATTATCAGGCTGACTGTGCTCAGTCCAACCCTGTAATTGGCTTAACACTTCTCCGCCAGGCTTGGTGACAGTCTTGCATTCTTTGGAACCAGCTTTGCTTCCTTTCCTGTCGGCCGACCCCAGATTACATGTTGAAATGTCATTGATTTTTCTTGATGTGACACAAAGGATGTCAAAGAGCAGATCATTCACACTCTCCAGGAGAAAACGCTGCACATTGACACTGTCCTTCCCTTCGAGGTCTTTTCTTTTCACTGCTTTCTCCAGGGCATATCTTAAAACGCTGTCCGCCAACTCCTGTGTGAATTCGTCCACCTCCAGATGCCCCGGGTATGACCTCCTTGGATATGTGATCCCATCCACAATCTTGTTATGCGTAGTCTCAAGGAAGTTTGCTATGCTAGTGTAGCTTTGTTTGTGAGTTAGTACTGCCGAAGCCTCCCTCAAGAGCACTTCTGCCACGTTGGCCCTGAATGTTTCCACACAGGTGCCTTCTGCTACACTGCAATGCAACGGGATGGCCGCGGAGGCCTGGGCCGCAGACAGCAGCCCCAGAGATGCTGAGAACATCTCACCTGAGTCTTCCGTATCAGCAGAACCTTCAGTAAGGTCCACCACGGCTACTGCCCCGGCCATCTGAGCCATACCGCACACGGCGGAAGAGAACGAGTAGTCCCCTTGTTCATTCTCACTTCCTCCATCCTCATTAACATCATCCTCATCACCTGATTCAAGTGTGAGCCTCTCTGTGATTTGTGGGGTGCTGATTGTGCCAATGATGCTAGCAGCGCATGCTAGCGCCACTTCCACTGGCTTAGCCGAGTGTTTTTTGGGAGAGCCATGTGAGAGATGAGAGTGCGACTGCGGTCCTGGCTCAGCTGTGCTCTTATGAATTCCCTGATGTTCGGATTGCATGCCAGGCCACTCTGCTTCATCGCAGTTATCAGGACTTTGTACGATCACGATCTTCGGGAGTTCAAAAGAGCAAGTTCTTGCCCTTGGGGGCTCATCTGTATGATGGCGCATGCCAGCTGCTTTCTGTGGTGAACTGGAGATGCTAACAGCTGCTTCTGGGATGAAAGACGGCTCGTCCTGAGACAGGTGGATGAAGGCGTCCTGCATAACAGACTCAGCGAGGTTGGTGGCGTAATGTCCAGCCGACTCTTTGGTTCGTTGGCTGATGTGTTTCGGAGCAGCGCTGCCTCTGGTTGGTGCAGAAGAAGCCCTGGAGAGTTTATGTGACTTTGAAGAGGCACACAGTGTATCTGAGtcctcactgtcctctctctccactgtaCTTTTCCTCCGAATGTGTCCTGACCTCAGCAACTCCACTGCATCTGCTGAAATACCACAATCTGCATCTACattgagagacagagggagagagcaaggagggagggagggttaAGGTCGATTAGTATTCAAATGTATGCTTAGAGCAGAAAACTATGGCTCATAAAATGCAGTGTTAATAACGCTTCCTTAAAGCAAgcagaactgagctgaactgtgAAAACTACACTCATTTACACCTAATTTTTAAATCACAATCTTTTGAGCTTAACATTTGTGCTTAGTGTTTCTCTGCAAAAAATGTGATGCTGGCAAGTGAAAGCAAATCACTTCTGAACAGGttgtaaaaaatgaattaactaAGTATGGGGTACAAACTCCACAGTACATCTCAAAAATGTTCTCTTAGCAAGACAAAACATCTTGAGTCTTGTAAGTATATCTAATATTGGTCATTGTAGGACTGTTCTCAGACTTATGCGATTAGTAACTGtacttttagacatttttacctgttttaatgttttaatggaaATTATCTTTCCATTGGCTGAgtgttttacagtcattttcaacTGTTTCAACCAATTTCCTAATTCTATTAATTTATTCGGCAAATGGACATCATAACTGACCATTTAAGTGCTCCGTATCATTCAGGTTAAAGCACAAAATATCGGTGTGAatataatgttatatctgggtcattctacagaaacttccatttttgtgtccctagcatttacagatatattacacttaaaaaaacctgttggggttacaatttattcatattttaaaataaaacaatacgttttttttaacaatttcacCTTCTCGAGCTTCAATTtatcaatattggtttttaaatcaatcacaTAGAATTCCACTctccacagaagagctcgtccccacagtcgcGTGTgaagctgaggccatattttgaagtaaaaaacacatttttctgaaattttaactataataatctctacatgactgtggaatatatgatttaaatgacccaaagaaaacaccaaataaatattataaaatatgtaatgaaagttccccaggagtcatGTCACTGGTTTTATCACGTaacaaaaaactcttattttgaaataaaagtcacgttgatgacgtcactcgacttcctttgacctgatttctgaggatctatgaagaaaagctcatggtgagtccactgtgtctttcagttctcagagattttctcattcagctcatgatcatatgaagcttttagttgacaTCACTGGTGTGACCAACTTTATTCTGTCATTGTGAAAAAATTGAAcgcaaatggattaaattccacattttagtggatgttccctgattgacagcgtgtggtttgatgttctgtagcattCATTgagtaaaatgcattgatcattaaaaacatctatggtgtggaacaccgatgacgatcagtgacaccagtgactcctatagaGACAGAatagtggacgtttctgtagaacgactgaaatatatatacagcacatgttccatcaatctgaagagccatttcaccatgcaaagaaacttttaagcatgtaaaaaaatttaataatgaaatagttctatatagaacgcaTGGTTCCAAACGGAACTATTCCCTTTATTAAAGGacccatgaagaaccactttttaaagagtgtaacaACAAAAGTactcttttgggtgctataagaaccacttcatgcttaaatggttctctgcatggtgaaaaggttctttagattgatggagaatgggaGGTATGTGgttctttgaaaatgtttctatatagcagcaaaagggattttctattgttatgatgtcaaaacaaaagaagagccccttttggtgctgcatgggaccattttttaaaaatgtaagcatGAAATTGCTCTATACAGAATGTGTGGCTCTAAACGTAAACATTCCCTTTAGCGAAGATCCCTTGAACAACCATTTTATGAGTgtatgtttaagaaaaatataattttgtgAAAAGATTTGAGTTTCTCGTTTCAATCACTGCACTTcaaataaaggttagatttctggaaatttttaaaataaagatcaAAAGAATCAGTAATAAAGATTACTGATTTTTACAGGCTGCTTTATTCATGTTTATCAAGGGTGCCAGTATTTGTGGAGCGGTCTGTACCTCAGATCAGTTTGGCTTCACTTGCTTTTTCCTCCTTTTGCACCTAATTCTGATCTTGCCTCTCATCAGTTAACTGAGGCAGCATCTTTACCTTTTTTGCCCTTTTTCGGCCTAATTATAAGACccatatagaaaaaaatattcaaaatgtatttaccaagtatatttttacaatgtatgaaaaatatgggtcccactttatattaaatgtcccgaataactgtgtagttatatGTGAACAACTTATGCAACAACAGTGGAACTACTAGCCACTAGCTACTAGTCACCATTACAGacggattacagaagtacatcttatgtaattacatatatgTAACAACATCAGTTGTTATATAGGTACAGTGCAATTACAGAGTGTTAACTATAGAATGGCaattaatgtgatgtgattaaTTACAatgttacaacacagttattccacagtaatAATGTAAAgcaaatgtaatatgtaaaaaaacacttctgatCTCATGTATCAAAATTACAAGAGGCAAAatatacatgtgtaattacacaggctgaactgctgtaatccatctgtaacactgattaaATCATCAGTAGCTACAGTGTTGTTAAATAGGCTATTGAtctgtaactacacagttattatagactcttaaaataaagtgggaccaatATATTTATCAGTTTGAGTGATTATCTGTGTTGAGTGTAATGAAGGTTCCAGTTGTAGCTAAACATACCGactgtgatctgcactgtaCTTCACATTAACCACATAAGTCTGCAATCAGACTCTCACACCCGATGTacttcacataaacaagatatcagatcagacctgcatttcacagagtatcaataCCTACAGCCCTTGCTTCTGTCCTGCTAAAGGATCATTAGATCAGATTTAACATGAAGAGACTCgaacacaaactcatttctaaaggaatcagacagtgaagagcatcagacaggattctggagatgttcctacactttcagatggagctgataaacattCACATAgttatttctgtctttgttcATATTTCACcacacagtttaaaataaacctagaagaagaagaaaatctcgtatctccaaaatggtaactttacaggagaaggaaaaaacatccttggcttttaatggaagtcaatggaaccagacatctttccaagtcattttttgaTTGCTccttttaagataagataagataagataagatgcgtttattgtcattgcacagtgtacaacgagattgagcagcaatccaacggcacttcctacatacaaaacaatttaaacgtaaagctaaaatatatgaagtgcagatttaaagaaaaaaaacttaaatattaagaaaaaaggactataaaactatatattttaaaacagtcaatagacaataggtgaggtagcagttgtagTTGCACATTCCTCTGACAGCTTACAGCATTATATAATATTGCATATCTAGGAACTACTACACAGAAAGAATACAGATTGCTCTCTCGAGAACAAAAGAGTAATAAATAGAACAAAGGtggagtggaacactggaacactggaacagtgtaaagtgtcctatgaaatcagcccattcatcatgaaatttacatacaatggaTGTATGCAAAGCAACAggtaatttcaaattatgtcaaaaaatgaaaaaggtcaaaaatggagatagcaATGATAAACAGCGATGTGTTTCTTTAATATAtggtatatacagtatattctgaaatacatgTTAGTGCTTGGAGTGttgccttgcgatggactggtgacctgtccagggtgtatcctgccttccgcccaatgaccgttgggataggctccagcacccccccgcgaccctgagggagaagcggcttagaaaatgtgtgtgtgtttggagtgtatttcaaaatatataaaagtcCATATATTGTTGGGTTCCTCTGCCCTCAGAATGTTTGGCAGAAGTTTCCTCTGAGCTGAAGAGCCTGATCTCCTCACTGACCTGCTCCCCTCCGTTGTTTGTACGTGTTGTAAGTGGAACAGCGCGTGTGCTGAAGGAATGTAGacatagaaaaaaagaagaacgaGCGAGGGAAGGAGAGCCAAGCTGCGAGGTGAAAAACAGCGACAAGTCCGCTGTTATTACAGAAGAGCTCTGTCTCTCCCACCGCGTCCACCGGGGGAGGTGATAGCCCGTGAGTAAGCAATCAATATCGCACGGCCGCTGCCTTTCTGCTCACTTTCTCTATTAactgccccccacccccatcagCCCCCCACCCCCTAATGCAAATCTGTATCTGGGCCAATCttattttaaatattgcatTGGCTTTGAGTAGAGCATAACCTTCACACAGCGTTAGCTCTAATTCCATATGAGAGATTAATTATAGATTAGCCTTGCCTTGTGGCGGCGCAGCTGAGTGCGTCTCGTTGCCTTAATATGTGACTGGAGGCCGGACGCATCACACGCACTGATAATCATTGATTAGGAGGAGAGTGTGAGCCTTCAGCTTCATAACACTGCTTAATAAAAGAACATAACCCAttacagagcacacacacaacacacaggcCATTACAGCCTGTACAGCATCagtgctgttattattattattattattattattattattgttgttgttgttgttgttgttgctgttgttgtcaGCAAATGGACTCATGTCAAATGTCGTCTATATATctaaaattattcattttaagatgATTGTAGgaatattataagattttttttacttcttttttgtttttagtaactttttaagcaaaatgatctaattattttttactattactattattattatttttattattattattattagtagtagtgctGTTGTTGATAGCAAGTGAACTCATCTCAAATGTAGTCTATACAGATagtatttctctttattttaagaaagaatattacaatattatttaactaatttcaatttattttgttttcagtgaTTAATAATCTCACTATTACTATtagtattgttattgtgattaaatgattaaatcgTTCCCGACTCCTGGTGACCATATGGACGGTGTCTCTCCAGAacgtcttctgtttgggtcttcagaCATCTGAATGGCTGGCTCATGATTCCTCCGATCATCTCCATCCATCTTTCACCTggtcttcttcctcttttacctcCAACTCTTCCAATCATAACAGCCTTTTCCATTGAACTGGTTATTCTCTGGAAGTGTCCAAAATAAGATCTTCAGTCTGGTTCTCTGGGCTCTGAGTGAGAGGAGAGGTTTGATTTGGTTGAGGGTCcatccatttgttttctttgccgtCTGAGCTTCTCAAAGTCTCAACACTGAAGTTTAAAGGCATCTATATTTTCCTGCCTCGcttgtttattgtccagctttcacatcaGTGGTAAAGTTAGCGCCTTTCCTGTCATCATAACTGTCGTCTTCATGTTGAGCTGAAGTCCCATCATTATACTCTGTTCTCTGACCTTCATCATAAGAACCTTCAGATTCTCCAGATGTTCTGAGGGTCATATCATCTTTGTATCGAAGGTTACTGATGTTTCTACCAAGAATTCTGAATCCTCAATCGTC is a window of Pygocentrus nattereri isolate fPygNat1 chromosome 7, fPygNat1.pri, whole genome shotgun sequence DNA encoding:
- the LOC108443033 gene encoding A-kinase anchor protein SPHKAP isoform X1 — encoded protein: MAGARRAQQTARNFQPSVMFEGSDCVEETEGVKAESSLVSSISACKKVLCSNSVLDSSEYWLKNEKTLCRVGFLEDQHEGGCTICFLSLDTHTSDRHDSSCLKKLASVSPDLPQLVECMGMRPFKEHEILLLTGLESPDTFQHDPTHTQSHRADVCVVESASGRHPTQPSSIVLQINKFLIGLQSGQERQRHSRLAGQRISDDDTNRSVSSIEEDFLTASEQLGEDSEDDPFRNDADCGISADAVELLRSGHIRRKSTVEREDSEDSDTLCASSKSHKLSRASSAPTRGSAAPKHISQRTKESAGHYATNLAESVMQDAFIHLSQDEPSFIPEAAVSISSSPQKAAGMRHHTDEPPRARTCSFELPKIVIVQSPDNCDEAEWPGMQSEHQGIHKSTAEPGPQSHSHLSHGSPKKHSAKPVEVALACAASIIGTISTPQITERLTLESGDEDDVNEDGGSENEQGDYSFSSAVCGMAQMAGAVAVVDLTEGSADTEDSGEMFSASLGLLSAAQASAAIPLHCSVAEGTCVETFRANVAEVLLREASAVLTHKQSYTSIANFLETTHNKIVDGITYPRRSYPGHLEVDEFTQELADSVLRYALEKAVKRKDLEGKDSVNVQRFLLESVNDLLFDILCVTSRKINDISTCNLGSADRKGSKAGSKECKTVTKPGGEVLSQLQGWTEHSQPDNPNERQSSSLLGKREREQKSNQEEKESELNSNGKESFRLAQSRINRATVRELVDLQGQLAKCDWSYDSRLPSDESSPLHSTRGKTGREGEIRQQSSSSTGALAVPKMEGECKTPVMCFAEDLATTVVSMATELAAICLENSTGKQPWFCALKGGPEGPEGLLLPGRTAAALRRKETQNGTVVAKKHRPPRLSEIKRKTEEQPELMERLVNRVVDETVNLDDPATSDPFALFASEVTARIMNCPELNVVDTSKQGQPCRSRLQCERWSSRGKASSYESIPEEDADPSGPLNTLGPGNRLGHNLSRGSSISKQSSCESITDEFSRFMVNQMETEGREFDLLLDYYAGKNASSILAAAVQQAASRKNGHLNVRTSSCLSKQSSTESITEEFYRFMLKDMDKENKDYGITKTKEWSNSLLPPTPRTPFCIRQSSVPDRRSSDSRLTVNSPIKANSFDGFARNVRGDSLNIYPSNSVSSTSLCKSDSCLYQRGQTDHVTDMLIHETWASSIESLMRKNKIIAEPSEDSMELDATDSQPHVQLFANRLAANIVESGKSLMGSQQEGGTASHQKHATVGEKRRGFKQSRPGSGHNRASTQQQDVGEGSQGSTCGRYARLGQREVPLIHIEPDQRDEVSEDTERERGHSRESNAQVQPQSSRDRVPASWNSTDSRDRTPTVPSTGVEGQCRSPSTSSEESGSGSWAQVAPDEDPQEETTSSFIQLSEGNGNSSASSLGVADLEGLPECSVSTGIISEERERKAAQSPEQADEVTSGLSTAGSSCQRELLVVNFDLGVDSVDVELREALQWIAASELGVPALYFRKTQEHNLAKFQRVVHLAGQKAWRVGDLFSLVVQFCQLQQDKQDASGAAPGLFDWLLKTQR
- the LOC108443033 gene encoding A-kinase anchor protein SPHKAP isoform X3, with the translated sequence MGMRPFKEHEILLLTGLESPDTFQHDPTHTQSHRADVCVVESASGRHPTQPSSIVLQINKFLIGLQSGQERQRHSRLAGQRISDDDTNRSVSSIEEDFLTASEQLGEDSEDDPFRNDADCGISADAVELLRSGHIRRKSTVEREDSEDSDTLCASSKSHKLSRASSAPTRGSAAPKHISQRTKESAGHYATNLAESVMQDAFIHLSQDEPSFIPEAAVSISSSPQKAAGMRHHTDEPPRARTCSFELPKIVIVQSPDNCDEAEWPGMQSEHQGIHKSTAEPGPQSHSHLSHGSPKKHSAKPVEVALACAASIIGTISTPQITERLTLESGDEDDVNEDGGSENEQGDYSFSSAVCGMAQMAGAVAVVDLTEGSADTEDSGEMFSASLGLLSAAQASAAIPLHCSVAEGTCVETFRANVAEVLLREASAVLTHKQSYTSIANFLETTHNKIVDGITYPRRSYPGHLEVDEFTQELADSVLRYALEKAVKRKDLEGKDSVNVQRFLLESVNDLLFDILCVTSRKINDISTCNLGSADRKGSKAGSKECKTVTKPGGEVLSQLQGWTEHSQPDNPNERQSSSLLGKREREQKSNQEEKESELNSNGKESFRLAQSRINRATVRELVDLQGQLAKCDWSYDSRLPSDESSPLHSTRGKTGREGEIRQQSSSSTGALAVPKMEGECKTPVMCFAEDLATTVVSMATELAAICLENSTGKQPWFCALKGGPEGPEGLLLPGRTAAALRRKETQNGTVVAKKHRPPRLSEIKRKTEEQPELMERLVNRVVDETVNLDDPATSDPFALFASEVTARIMNCPELNVVDTSKQGQPCRSRLQCERWSSRGKASSYESIPEEDADPSGPLNTLGPGNRLGHNLSRGSSISKQSSCESITDEFSRFMVNQMETEGREFDLLLDYYAGKNASSILAAAVQQAASRKNGHLNVRTSSCLSKQSSTESITEEFYRFMLKDMDKENKDYGITKTKEWSNSLLPPTPRTPFCIRQSSVPDRRSSDSRLTVNSPIKANSFDGFARNVRGDSLNIYPSNSVSSTSLCKSDSCLYQRGQTDHVTDMLIHETWASSIESLMRKNKIIAEPSEDSMELDATDSQPHVQLFANRLAANIVESGKSLMGSQQEGGTASHQKHATVGEKRRGFKQSRPGSGHNRASTQQQDVGEGSQGSTCGRYARLGQREVPLIHIEPDQRDEVSEDTERERGHSRESNAQVQPQSSRDRVPASWNSTDSRDRTPTVPSTGVEGQCRSPSTSSEESGSGSWAQVAPDEDPQEETTSSFIQLSEGNGNSSASSLGVADLEGLPECSVSTGIISEERERKAAQSPEQADEVTSGLSTAGSSCQRELLVVNFDLGVDSVDVELREALQWIAASELGVPALYFRKTQEHNLAKFQRVVHLAGQKAWRVGDLFSLVVQFCQLQQDKQDASGAAPGLFDWLLKTQR